The following coding sequences are from one candidate division KSB1 bacterium window:
- a CDS encoding sugar phosphate isomerase/epimerase: protein MKLGIVSDEISLDFREAVSHGLSWGIEDYELRCVRSGRVPYISEADLQVILAMKKERGINITAVSPGIFKLTLHDREGLQREIGKVFDDSMALAERVGTNLIITFGIMRAPGDENGYQQVLDLFGRLTRRAEEHGFVLAVENEPGFWCDTGSGTARVLQAINSPHLMANWDPGNSFTGGERPYPDGYRALRDWVVNMHIKDYVTTAEGCKAVAVGQGEIDYTGQLKELARDRALHHVTLETHCEPLLEKSRQSAEWLQRTLASL, encoded by the coding sequence ATGAAGCTCGGCATTGTCTCGGACGAAATCAGCCTGGACTTCAGAGAAGCGGTATCCCACGGGTTGAGTTGGGGAATCGAGGACTATGAGCTTCGCTGTGTGCGCAGCGGGCGGGTGCCGTACATCAGCGAGGCGGATTTGCAGGTCATCCTGGCCATGAAGAAGGAGCGTGGCATCAACATCACCGCCGTCTCGCCCGGCATATTCAAGCTGACCTTGCACGACCGGGAGGGCTTGCAGCGGGAAATCGGCAAGGTATTCGACGACTCGATGGCTCTCGCCGAGCGGGTGGGTACCAATCTCATCATCACCTTCGGCATCATGCGCGCGCCAGGCGACGAGAACGGCTACCAACAGGTGCTGGATCTCTTCGGACGGCTCACGCGACGGGCAGAGGAGCACGGCTTCGTCTTGGCGGTGGAAAATGAACCGGGCTTTTGGTGCGATACCGGTAGCGGCACCGCCCGCGTGCTGCAGGCCATCAACTCCCCGCACCTCATGGCCAACTGGGACCCGGGCAACTCCTTCACCGGCGGCGAACGGCCCTATCCCGACGGTTATCGTGCCCTTCGCGATTGGGTGGTCAACATGCACATCAAGGACTATGTGACCACGGCGGAGGGTTGCAAGGCGGTGGCCGTGGGCCAAGGCGAAATTGACTACACCGGGCAACTGAAAGAGCTGGCGCGCGATCGCGCCCTGCACCACGTCACCTTGGAGACACACTGCGAACCACTTCTGGAAAAATCGCGGCAAAGTGCTGAATGGCTGCAGCGCACCTTGGCTTCATTGTGA
- a CDS encoding TlpA family protein disulfide reductase → MRTVTVRVVTVMALTFLSVGVLAVAARAQQQRTKAYDFALKDLDGKVHRLSDYRGKVVIVDFWDTWCPPCRKEIPEFAELHKAYGDKGLVMIGVAGGRYGVEAVRSFVHQNRVPYVNLLANDEVYKGFGPIDAIPTTFVIDQQGYVYQKYVGYTPKEVFERDIKNLLARP, encoded by the coding sequence ATGAGGACTGTAACTGTGCGCGTCGTCACCGTGATGGCACTGACGTTCTTGTCGGTGGGGGTTCTGGCAGTAGCCGCCCGGGCACAACAGCAGAGGACCAAGGCCTACGACTTTGCGCTCAAGGACCTGGACGGCAAGGTGCACCGCCTTTCGGACTATCGGGGCAAAGTGGTAATCGTGGACTTCTGGGATACCTGGTGTCCGCCTTGCCGCAAAGAAATCCCGGAGTTTGCGGAACTGCATAAGGCCTATGGCGACAAGGGTCTTGTCATGATCGGGGTGGCCGGAGGCCGCTACGGCGTGGAGGCGGTACGCTCCTTTGTGCACCAGAATCGCGTGCCGTACGTGAACCTGCTTGCCAATGATGAGGTGTACAAGGGCTTCGGACCCATCGATGCGATCCCGACGACCTTTGTGATTGACCAACAAGGGTACGTGTACCAGAAGTACGTGGGTTACACGCCAAAGGAAGTGTTCGAGCGGGACATTAAAAACCTACTTGCTCGCCCGTAA
- a CDS encoding DUF1858 domain-containing protein, whose protein sequence is MRKHERAMPLVGRDTSIENLVSRYPRSVRFLMEKGIKCLACGEPIWGTVASSARAKGFSEEQIDALVQELNTFISEG, encoded by the coding sequence GTGAGGAAACACGAACGCGCGATGCCGCTTGTCGGCAGAGACACGTCAATCGAAAACCTGGTGAGTCGTTATCCGCGCTCGGTGCGCTTTCTCATGGAGAAGGGCATCAAGTGTCTGGCCTGTGGTGAGCCAATATGGGGCACCGTGGCCAGCAGCGCCCGCGCCAAAGGGTTTTCTGAGGAGCAGATCGATGCTCTGGTTCAGGAACTGAACACGTTTATCAGCGAAGGGTAG
- a CDS encoding OsmC family protein codes for MRAVVRQVQGLSFVGKADSNHWVVMDATQKVGGNDAGSRPMELVLMALAGCTGMDVASILEKMRVTLDDFWMELEADQCAEHPKVFTAIRLKYVLVGEQVPREAVDRAIELSQSTYCSVSAMLRKACDISSEVEIRQSNKNRR; via the coding sequence ATGCGGGCAGTGGTCAGACAGGTACAAGGGCTGAGCTTTGTGGGCAAGGCGGACTCGAACCATTGGGTGGTGATGGACGCTACCCAGAAGGTCGGCGGCAACGATGCCGGCTCACGACCCATGGAACTCGTGCTCATGGCCTTGGCAGGGTGCACGGGCATGGACGTGGCGTCGATTCTCGAGAAGATGCGTGTCACTCTCGACGACTTTTGGATGGAATTGGAAGCCGACCAATGCGCTGAGCATCCCAAGGTGTTTACGGCTATCCGCCTCAAGTACGTGTTGGTGGGCGAGCAGGTGCCTCGCGAGGCGGTGGACCGCGCCATCGAGCTCTCGCAGAGCACCTACTGCTCGGTGTCTGCCATGCTGCGCAAGGCGTGTGACATATCGAGCGAAGTGGAGATTCGACAATCTAACAAGAACAGGAGGTAG
- the trxA gene encoding thioredoxin, producing MGKTVELTDSNFAAEVTDYKGVVLVDFWAEWCGPCRMVGPVVEKIAEDYAGRLKVGKLNVDLHGRAALTYGVTGIPTLILFKDGQVVDKIVGAVPEKELKKMVDGHLAPAAH from the coding sequence ATGGGAAAGACTGTAGAACTGACCGACAGCAATTTTGCAGCGGAGGTAACCGATTACAAGGGAGTGGTCCTGGTGGATTTTTGGGCCGAGTGGTGTGGTCCCTGCCGTATGGTCGGGCCGGTCGTTGAGAAGATTGCCGAGGACTATGCAGGTCGGCTCAAGGTGGGAAAGCTCAACGTCGACCTCCATGGCAGGGCCGCCTTGACCTACGGAGTCACAGGCATTCCGACGCTGATTCTGTTCAAAGATGGGCAGGTGGTTGACAAGATCGTCGGTGCTGTCCCGGAAAAAGAGTTGAAGAAGATGGTGGATGGCCACCTCGCGCCTGCTGCTCATTGA
- a CDS encoding sigma-70 family RNA polymerase sigma factor: MVLVQESEAELIERAKAGDRAAQAAIVRRYEQMVYNVALRLTGNADEAEGVMQETFLKVLEALPTFRGDAQLGTWIYRIATNYALMQLRKRKVPTYSLEEYNLDESRDLASFNRSLGDNPEALVLNAELRAVMEEAIEALPAKYKTAFVLKDMEGLPLQQIAEMLNLNVATVKTHIHRARLFLRDRLADYVERRKK; this comes from the coding sequence ATGGTTTTGGTGCAGGAAAGCGAAGCGGAGCTCATTGAGCGGGCAAAAGCCGGCGACCGTGCGGCGCAGGCGGCGATCGTCAGAAGGTACGAGCAGATGGTCTACAACGTGGCCCTCCGCCTGACCGGGAACGCTGATGAAGCAGAAGGGGTGATGCAGGAGACGTTCCTGAAGGTGTTGGAGGCGTTGCCTACCTTTCGCGGCGACGCGCAGCTGGGCACCTGGATCTACCGCATCGCGACCAACTATGCGCTCATGCAGCTGCGCAAACGCAAAGTGCCAACCTATTCCCTGGAGGAGTACAACCTCGACGAGAGTCGCGACCTTGCCTCCTTCAATCGTTCGCTGGGGGACAATCCTGAGGCGCTGGTGCTCAATGCGGAACTGCGCGCAGTGATGGAGGAGGCCATCGAGGCATTGCCGGCCAAGTACAAGACGGCATTCGTGCTGAAGGATATGGAAGGTTTGCCTCTGCAACAGATTGCCGAAATGCTCAATCTGAACGTGGCAACGGTAAAGACGCACATCCATCGTGCGCGACTCTTCCTGCGCGATCGCCTGGCTGACTATGTGGAGAGAAGGAAGAAGTGA
- a CDS encoding Crp/Fnr family transcriptional regulator: MDPEQMLTRIGLFQHFSAESIRAIAQICLPKKVDKGQILFSEGEKAYSLYILVSGAVQLYKTAPDGREVVIKVVKPGEMFAEAILFEQERYPASAVALRESTLYLLPRVQFHCLLEQERFRNEFIGNLLKKLRFLTEQMAQRSAADVEERLWCFLEEQFGCTTRVVSPLSKKTVAAAIGATPETLSRVLRRLQGEGKLRWERRVMEIDRSVWEARQ, from the coding sequence ATGGACCCCGAGCAAATGCTCACCCGTATCGGTCTGTTTCAACACTTCTCCGCGGAGAGCATTCGTGCCATCGCCCAGATATGCCTGCCCAAGAAGGTGGACAAGGGGCAGATCCTCTTCTCAGAAGGGGAGAAGGCCTACTCACTCTACATCCTTGTCAGCGGGGCGGTTCAGCTCTACAAGACCGCTCCGGATGGACGTGAGGTGGTGATCAAGGTGGTCAAACCTGGCGAGATGTTCGCGGAGGCCATTCTCTTCGAGCAGGAGCGTTACCCGGCGAGTGCGGTGGCCTTGCGGGAGAGTACTCTCTACCTTCTGCCCAGGGTACAGTTTCACTGTCTATTGGAGCAGGAGCGATTCCGGAACGAATTCATCGGCAACCTCCTTAAGAAGCTCCGTTTCCTGACCGAGCAAATGGCGCAGCGCTCGGCGGCCGATGTGGAGGAGCGCCTCTGGTGCTTCTTGGAGGAGCAGTTTGGCTGCACCACACGCGTGGTCTCGCCACTTTCCAAGAAAACCGTCGCGGCGGCTATCGGTGCCACACCCGAGACCCTGTCCCGGGTACTGCGCAGGCTGCAGGGCGAGGGCAAACTGCGCTGGGAACGCCGGGTGATGGAAATTGACCGGAGTGTATGGGAGGCGCGGCAATAG
- a CDS encoding 4Fe-4S binding protein has translation MKRNIITIDEEKCTGCGLCIPNCPEGALQIIDGKARLVSDLFCDGLGACIGHCPEGAITVLEREAGEYDERAVMATIVAKGPATVAAHLKHLAEHGQEEYLRTALAYLREHNLPVPADVALAAQPPAGCPGSRSLGFAPIAEEVPGAPQPSQLRQWPVQLHLVAPRAPHFQGSDFLLAADCVAYAMGDFHRQHLRGRTLAIACPKLDEEQEIYLEKLRVLIDEAKIKSLTVMVMQVPCCSGLVRLALRAAEEARRKIEVKYIVVGLRGEVLQQDSLAPGALQRRAAG, from the coding sequence GTGAAGCGCAACATCATCACCATCGACGAGGAAAAGTGCACTGGCTGCGGCTTGTGCATCCCCAACTGTCCGGAAGGGGCACTGCAGATCATCGACGGGAAGGCGCGCCTGGTGAGCGACCTTTTCTGCGATGGTCTGGGAGCCTGCATCGGTCATTGTCCGGAAGGGGCGATTACTGTGCTCGAGCGGGAAGCAGGGGAATACGACGAGCGCGCCGTCATGGCCACCATTGTGGCCAAAGGGCCCGCAACCGTCGCGGCGCATCTGAAGCACCTGGCAGAACATGGCCAGGAAGAGTACCTGCGCACGGCCCTTGCTTACTTGAGGGAGCACAACCTTCCAGTCCCGGCTGATGTTGCCCTGGCGGCGCAGCCGCCGGCCGGGTGTCCGGGATCGCGCTCCTTAGGATTTGCGCCCATTGCCGAGGAGGTTCCTGGCGCGCCCCAACCTTCGCAACTCAGGCAATGGCCCGTGCAGCTGCACCTCGTCGCCCCGCGTGCCCCCCATTTCCAGGGCAGTGATTTTCTCTTGGCGGCGGACTGTGTGGCCTACGCCATGGGCGATTTCCACCGCCAGCACTTACGCGGACGCACCCTTGCTATCGCCTGCCCAAAGTTGGATGAAGAACAGGAGATCTATTTGGAAAAACTACGCGTGCTCATCGATGAGGCCAAGATCAAGTCTCTGACGGTGATGGTCATGCAGGTGCCGTGTTGCAGTGGCCTGGTACGCCTGGCTCTGCGTGCCGCTGAAGAGGCGCGTCGAAAAATTGAGGTCAAGTACATCGTGGTCGGTCTGCGGGGCGAAGTGCTGCAACAGGACAGTTTGGCCCCGGGTGCCCTGCAGCGCCGCGCCGCCGGATGA
- a CDS encoding cupin domain-containing protein: protein MTSVQREEPKWPAELAALVQYQPAAIVSRAIVQAAGGSVTLFAFDEGQHLSEHTAPFDALAHVLEGAATVVISGVAYQVEAGQAILMPANKPHAVQAQQHFKMVLTMIRS from the coding sequence ATGACTTCTGTGCAACGCGAAGAGCCAAAGTGGCCTGCGGAGTTGGCCGCCTTGGTGCAGTACCAGCCCGCAGCCATCGTGAGCAGGGCCATAGTGCAGGCGGCAGGTGGTTCGGTGACCTTGTTTGCTTTCGACGAGGGGCAACATCTGAGCGAGCACACTGCTCCATTCGACGCATTGGCGCACGTGCTTGAGGGCGCGGCGACCGTTGTCATCAGTGGAGTGGCCTATCAGGTGGAGGCGGGCCAGGCCATCCTCATGCCGGCCAACAAGCCACATGCTGTTCAGGCGCAGCAGCACTTCAAGATGGTGCTGACGATGATAAGGTCGTGA
- a CDS encoding hemerythrin domain-containing protein — MRPTETLVEEHRIILVVLEAAEREATRIEATAKVDNPRLEQLSDFFRNFADACHHRKEEEHLFKLLKKKPPLRGPVAVMLQEHEMGRGFLRSVKEGLAAWAQGNPAGAMQVVEGLRSYAELLRAHIDKENQVLFPMADRVLTPAEQEQLTVTFERVEKEEVGEGVHEQYHRMALQLAEGKP; from the coding sequence ATGAGACCAACGGAGACATTAGTCGAGGAGCATCGAATAATTCTCGTGGTGCTGGAGGCAGCAGAGCGGGAAGCGACGCGCATCGAAGCGACCGCCAAGGTGGACAACCCCCGGCTCGAGCAGCTGTCAGATTTCTTCCGCAACTTCGCCGATGCCTGCCATCATCGCAAGGAGGAAGAGCACCTCTTCAAGCTCCTCAAGAAGAAGCCACCGCTGCGCGGGCCTGTGGCGGTGATGCTGCAGGAGCACGAGATGGGCAGGGGTTTCCTCCGGAGTGTCAAGGAAGGACTGGCTGCTTGGGCGCAGGGCAATCCTGCGGGAGCCATGCAGGTGGTGGAGGGCCTGCGCAGCTACGCGGAGCTCCTGCGCGCCCACATCGATAAGGAGAACCAGGTGTTGTTCCCCATGGCCGATAGGGTCCTTACCCCAGCCGAGCAAGAGCAGCTTACCGTGACCTTCGAGAGGGTGGAGAAAGAGGAAGTCGGCGAAGGGGTGCACGAGCAGTATCACCGCATGGCGCTTCAGCTGGCGGAGGGTAAGCCCTGA
- a CDS encoding hemerythrin domain-containing protein — MQENRALEGLVQQVRELTAHPSPPRDALPRLATLVDELRKVDLHYLRKENQLFPLLEKHEVSGPSQVMWAIHDDIRGQLKKCAQMLEAGDTAEAIALLARASQEIADMIYKEEHILFPRLWNSAPEEWVRVKAGEEEIGFAWIAPPPPWQPKAEEPPPFAAAAQAWKFDTGHLTPEQANLILTHLPVDLSLSTSATRSSTTRPRANASFRAVLG, encoded by the coding sequence ATGCAGGAGAACCGCGCCTTAGAGGGACTCGTGCAACAGGTCAGGGAGCTCACCGCACACCCGTCCCCTCCCCGCGACGCGCTGCCCAGGCTCGCCACCCTGGTGGACGAGTTGCGCAAAGTAGACCTCCACTACCTGCGGAAGGAGAACCAGCTTTTCCCGCTGCTGGAGAAACACGAGGTGAGCGGGCCGTCGCAAGTCATGTGGGCCATTCACGACGATATTCGCGGACAGCTCAAAAAATGTGCACAAATGTTAGAGGCGGGGGACACGGCAGAGGCAATCGCTCTGCTGGCCCGCGCTTCCCAAGAGATAGCCGACATGATTTACAAGGAAGAACACATCTTATTCCCCCGGCTTTGGAACTCGGCTCCCGAGGAGTGGGTGCGGGTGAAGGCAGGCGAGGAAGAGATCGGCTTTGCCTGGATTGCCCCACCGCCGCCCTGGCAGCCGAAAGCTGAGGAACCCCCTCCCTTTGCAGCAGCCGCTCAGGCGTGGAAGTTCGACACCGGCCACCTGACCCCTGAGCAGGCCAACCTCATCCTCACGCACTTGCCAGTTGACCTTTCGTTGTCAACGAGCGCGACGAGGTCGTCTACTACTCGGCCACGCGCGAACGCCTCTTTCCGCGCAGTCCTGGGGTGA
- a CDS encoding cbb3-type cytochrome c oxidase subunit I, whose amino-acid sequence MSIAKLKWAAIAAFVVAMAVLLGGGLAAKRQLAPYPGTVTDAEGRALFTRADILHGQEVYQRHGLMDHGSVWGHGSQRGPEFSALTLHLIGEALREEAAFQEFGRAYAELGQAERELVDLKTKWEVKENRYDPQADRLVLSPTQIKALARVEQYWDKVLGEGELRYGFLPQTVKDAADRQQVARFFFWTAWVASVQRPGEDYSYTNNWPPDRSVGNTATTNVYLWTLGGIFSLFIVLGLFIYWVHHHELWYGEARGVPLAEKLIDMPLTPSQFRAAKFFLVVILLFLLQTTFGGLLAHYTVHPRNFYVSWIAKVMPYSWAKSWHLQLAIFWIATTWVASAIYLAPILGGREPKRQGLLVNILFIAVLAVALGSLFGEVAGIKGLLGKAWFWLGHQGWEYLELGRVWQILLFVSLIAWLLIVYRAVAHHLRLKHKDEFTALIWFYLLSAILVVGFFGFGLTYGRGTHLTLADYWRWFVVHIWVESIFEFFGVAVISTLLVAMGLVTAKAALRVAYFTAALVFLTGIIGTAHHYFWYGGPSFWLGWGAVFSSMEPVPLFGLVVRALMEYKAVRGQGQEFPYRWPFYFLVASSFWNFLGAGVFGFLINLPIVNYFEHGTYLTMNHGHTALFGTYGMLSIALLLFSWRGLVDKARWNDRLLGLSFWGLNGGLLLMALATLLPVGIMQAWTSFKEGLWVARDASFFERGPVVLLGQLRMIPDLLIILFGVVPLAYFLFSTYPRLKPPAIKAGESVWKELGTEL is encoded by the coding sequence ATGTCCATCGCAAAGTTGAAATGGGCAGCCATTGCCGCCTTCGTGGTAGCGATGGCAGTGCTGTTGGGTGGTGGACTGGCGGCAAAACGGCAGCTTGCCCCCTATCCGGGCACGGTGACCGATGCGGAGGGGAGAGCCCTCTTCACACGGGCGGACATACTGCATGGCCAGGAGGTCTACCAACGCCATGGCCTAATGGACCATGGCAGTGTGTGGGGGCATGGTTCGCAGCGCGGGCCGGAATTCTCGGCCCTTACCCTACACCTCATCGGCGAGGCCCTGCGCGAGGAGGCAGCATTCCAGGAATTCGGGCGCGCATACGCCGAACTGGGCCAGGCAGAGAGGGAACTGGTCGACTTGAAGACCAAGTGGGAGGTCAAGGAGAATCGTTACGATCCTCAGGCGGACAGGCTGGTGCTTTCGCCCACCCAGATCAAGGCCTTGGCGCGCGTGGAGCAGTACTGGGACAAGGTGTTAGGAGAGGGGGAACTTCGCTACGGCTTCCTGCCGCAAACGGTCAAGGACGCCGCCGACCGGCAGCAGGTCGCCCGCTTTTTCTTCTGGACTGCATGGGTTGCCTCGGTGCAGCGTCCTGGGGAGGACTACTCCTACACCAACAACTGGCCTCCCGATCGCAGCGTGGGCAACACTGCCACCACGAACGTCTACCTCTGGACGCTGGGCGGCATCTTCTCCCTGTTCATCGTGTTGGGGCTGTTCATCTATTGGGTGCACCACCACGAGCTTTGGTACGGCGAGGCGCGTGGCGTGCCCTTAGCGGAGAAACTCATCGACATGCCGCTCACGCCGAGCCAGTTCCGGGCGGCAAAGTTCTTCCTCGTGGTCATCCTTCTGTTCCTCCTGCAGACTACGTTCGGCGGACTACTTGCCCACTACACGGTGCATCCGCGCAACTTCTACGTGTCGTGGATCGCCAAGGTGATGCCGTACAGTTGGGCAAAGAGCTGGCATCTGCAACTGGCCATCTTCTGGATCGCCACCACCTGGGTGGCCTCCGCCATCTACTTGGCGCCCATTCTGGGCGGGCGCGAGCCGAAGCGTCAAGGTCTCCTGGTGAACATCCTGTTCATCGCAGTGCTCGCCGTTGCCCTGGGTAGCCTGTTTGGCGAGGTGGCAGGCATCAAGGGGTTGCTGGGCAAGGCGTGGTTCTGGCTCGGACACCAAGGGTGGGAGTATCTTGAGCTTGGCCGGGTGTGGCAGATCCTGCTTTTCGTGAGCCTCATCGCCTGGCTGCTCATCGTCTACCGCGCGGTGGCTCACCACCTCCGGCTGAAGCACAAGGACGAGTTCACCGCGCTGATCTGGTTCTACCTCCTCAGTGCCATCCTGGTGGTGGGCTTTTTCGGCTTTGGCCTCACGTACGGCCGGGGCACGCACCTGACGCTGGCCGACTACTGGCGCTGGTTCGTGGTGCACATCTGGGTGGAGAGCATTTTCGAGTTTTTCGGCGTGGCTGTAATCTCCACCCTGCTGGTGGCCATGGGCCTGGTGACGGCGAAGGCGGCGCTGCGGGTGGCATACTTTACCGCCGCCCTTGTCTTCCTCACCGGGATCATCGGCACTGCCCACCATTACTTCTGGTACGGCGGTCCCTCCTTCTGGCTGGGGTGGGGCGCTGTCTTCTCCTCCATGGAGCCTGTGCCGCTCTTCGGTCTGGTGGTGCGGGCACTGATGGAGTACAAGGCAGTGAGGGGACAGGGACAGGAGTTCCCCTACCGCTGGCCTTTCTACTTCCTGGTTGCCTCTTCTTTCTGGAACTTTCTCGGGGCCGGCGTGTTCGGGTTCCTGATCAATCTGCCCATTGTCAACTACTTCGAGCACGGCACCTATCTGACGATGAATCACGGCCACACGGCCTTGTTCGGCACTTATGGCATGTTGTCCATCGCGCTGCTGCTTTTCTCGTGGCGTGGCCTGGTGGACAAGGCGCGATGGAATGATCGCCTGCTTGGGCTGTCCTTCTGGGGTTTGAACGGTGGCCTGCTTTTGATGGCCCTGGCCACCCTGTTGCCGGTGGGTATCATGCAGGCGTGGACAAGCTTCAAGGAGGGGCTGTGGGTGGCGCGCGACGCCTCCTTCTTCGAACGTGGGCCGGTGGTGTTGCTGGGACAGCTGCGCATGATTCCCGATTTGCTCATCATTCTCTTCGGGGTGGTTCCACTGGCTTACTTCTTGTTCTCCACGTACCCGAGGCTAAAGCCACCCGCTATCAAGGCCGGGGAATCGGTGTGGAAGGAGCTGGGAACGGAGCTCTGA
- a CDS encoding nitrous oxide-stimulated promoter family protein: MVRRAGNRLLREERTVAVMIGIYCAGAHGSRVGLCAECKEVLAYARQRVARCPFGAEKPTCAKCVVHCFRQDMRARIRAVMRYAGPRMLFRHPVLAFFHLLDRRRGAPQLPLAEGAKDSKLCEPQGAAANRFTVTQESA; encoded by the coding sequence ATGGTGAGACGAGCTGGCAATCGCCTTCTGCGTGAAGAGCGGACCGTTGCGGTCATGATCGGCATCTATTGTGCCGGCGCACACGGCAGCCGGGTCGGTTTGTGCGCCGAGTGTAAGGAGGTCTTGGCCTATGCTCGGCAGCGCGTGGCGCGATGCCCCTTTGGGGCAGAGAAGCCTACCTGCGCCAAATGCGTCGTGCACTGCTTTCGCCAGGACATGCGGGCCAGGATCCGTGCGGTGATGCGCTATGCCGGGCCGCGCATGCTTTTTCGCCACCCTGTGCTTGCGTTCTTCCATCTGTTGGACAGGCGGCGAGGCGCCCCACAACTGCCCCTGGCAGAGGGCGCGAAGGACTCAAAGCTATGCGAGCCACAGGGAGCAGCGGCCAATCGGTTCACGGTCACGCAAGAAAGTGCTTGA
- a CDS encoding chorismate mutase — MEDPLVAARKRIDDIDSAIIALLNERARCALSIGAIKRERGLPARDAAREATILARVERESGGPLAGSSLRRIFAEIVAACRSLQE, encoded by the coding sequence GTGGAAGATCCCCTTGTCGCCGCAAGAAAGAGAATCGACGACATCGATAGTGCGATCATCGCGCTGCTGAACGAGCGGGCGCGCTGCGCCCTCAGCATTGGCGCCATCAAGCGGGAGCGGGGCCTTCCGGCTCGCGACGCAGCGCGGGAGGCAACCATCTTGGCGCGCGTGGAGAGGGAATCGGGAGGCCCCCTGGCGGGTTCTTCGCTCCGCCGGATTTTTGCAGAAATCGTCGCTGCATGTCGCAGCTTGCAGGAATAG
- a CDS encoding TrpB-like pyridoxal phosphate-dependent enzyme, with protein sequence MDRVKYQLDEKEVPRQWYNIQADLPEPLPPVLHPATGKPVGPDDLAPLFPVALITQEVSTERWIDIPEGVREVYALWRPTPLYRARRLEKALDTPARIFYKYEGVSPAGSHKPNTAVAQAYYNAKEGIKRITTETGAGQWGSALALGGMFFGVEVKIYMVAISYRQKPYRRILMETWGATCIPSPSNETKAGRAVLARDPDSPGSLGIAISEAVEEAVTRDDTHYSLGSVLNHVLLHQTVIGLEARRQMELAGYYPDVIVGCIGGGSNAAGLYLPFLKDKIDGAQPHLRVINVEPASCPTVTKGLYAYDFGDSAGLTPLLKMYTLGHDFVPPPVHAGGLRYHGMAPIVCHLHRLGLVEARAVNQVDTFQAGVTFARHEGIVPAPESNHAIRVVIDEALRCKEEGKARTILFNLSGHGHFDMAAYESFLGGKLRDYEYPEEQVAEALKRLPVVS encoded by the coding sequence ATGGACAGAGTCAAGTACCAGCTGGATGAGAAGGAGGTGCCGCGGCAATGGTACAACATCCAGGCCGATCTCCCGGAGCCGCTGCCGCCGGTTCTTCATCCGGCAACTGGCAAGCCCGTAGGTCCGGATGACCTGGCACCGCTCTTCCCCGTGGCGCTCATCACGCAGGAGGTGAGCACCGAGCGCTGGATCGACATTCCCGAAGGGGTGCGGGAGGTGTACGCACTCTGGCGCCCAACGCCGTTGTACAGGGCCAGACGACTGGAGAAAGCATTGGATACGCCGGCGCGGATCTTCTACAAGTACGAGGGGGTGAGCCCAGCAGGCAGTCACAAGCCGAACACCGCAGTTGCCCAGGCCTACTACAATGCCAAGGAAGGCATCAAGCGGATTACCACCGAGACAGGTGCTGGACAGTGGGGGAGTGCGCTGGCGCTGGGCGGTATGTTCTTCGGGGTGGAAGTGAAAATCTACATGGTGGCGATAAGCTATCGGCAGAAGCCTTATCGCCGCATTCTCATGGAGACATGGGGGGCTACCTGCATCCCCAGTCCCAGCAATGAGACCAAGGCCGGTCGAGCGGTGCTGGCCCGCGATCCCGACAGCCCGGGCAGCCTGGGCATCGCTATTAGCGAGGCGGTGGAGGAGGCTGTCACCCGCGACGACACCCACTACTCTTTGGGCAGTGTGCTCAACCACGTGCTGCTGCATCAGACTGTCATCGGCTTGGAAGCAAGACGGCAGATGGAGCTGGCAGGCTACTATCCGGATGTCATCGTCGGTTGCATCGGCGGGGGCTCCAATGCGGCCGGGCTGTACCTGCCCTTCTTGAAGGACAAGATCGACGGGGCGCAGCCGCACCTCCGGGTGATCAACGTGGAGCCAGCCAGTTGCCCCACGGTCACCAAGGGCCTGTACGCCTACGACTTTGGCGACAGTGCCGGCCTGACCCCGCTGCTGAAGATGTACACCTTAGGTCACGACTTTGTGCCGCCGCCAGTACACGCGGGTGGTCTGCGCTACCATGGCATGGCGCCGATTGTGTGCCACCTGCATCGCTTAGGGCTGGTGGAGGCGCGGGCCGTCAATCAGGTGGACACGTTCCAGGCAGGAGTGACCTTTGCCCGTCATGAGGGAATTGTCCCGGCCCCGGAGAGCAACCACGCCATTCGCGTGGTCATCGACGAAGCACTGCGCTGCAAGGAGGAGGGGAAGGCACGCACCATTCTTTTCAACCTTAGCGGCCATGGCCACTTCGACATGGCGGCCTACGAGAGCTTCCTGGGCGGCAAGTTGCGGGACTATGAGTATCCGGAAGAACAAGTGGCGGAGGCGCTCAAGCGTCTGCCTGTCGTATCCTGA